AATCTCGTGATTCGGTTTATGCACAAACGAGCATTCAAGTCGACGTTGGTGATTCTGTGTTCTTCTATACTGACGGTATTCCAGATATTCAAAACCCAAGTAAAGAAGCTTGGGGCGAGCGTGAATTTATTAAGGCCTTGATCGCTGCAAACAAAGATGGTCCAGGTGTGGGTGATTCAGTTGAAAAATTCGCGCTAAGTTTTCAAGGTCATCGTCAAGGGGCGGCCTTGGTCGATGACGTCACATTTTTTGTGGTCAAACACGAAGGCAATGTTTAAGTTTATTAGATAGTCGTGGACTCCGGTTTTACCGGAGATTTTAGAGGAGAAAAGAATGGGTAAACTCGATGTGAAAATGAATAAAGCAGCTGACAAATTAGTTGTTCAGATGGCTGGCACTATCGATGAAGATGTGGACTTTTCTCAGTTCAACTTAGGTGGAAATCCCGCAATTGAAGTTGAGCTAAGTGGTCTTAAAAGCATCAACTCTTGCGGCATTCGTGAATGGATCAAATGGATGGGAACAGCGGGTCCCGCGCCAGTGACATTTAATAATTGCCCTAAGGTGATCGTTGATCAAATCAACATGGTGGATGGATTTCTTCCAACGACGGGTAAAGTAAATTCCTTTTTCGTTCCTTACTATAATGACGACGCTGGATCTGAAAAAAACGTTCTGTTCCGTTATGGAACAGAGTTTTCTGAGGGCAGCGTGAATCCGCCACCATCGGTAAAAGATGAAGAAGGCAATGAAATGGAAATGGACGTCATCGAATCAAAGTATTTTAAGTTCATTAAGAAGTAGTCCGTCTTCGCGCCTTTGGCGCTACGGCGGGACAGGCCGTCCGGAGTCAGGTCGTTGGTCTAGGATTCGAGGCAGTACTGGTTGTCAGTACTGCTTTTTGTTTTTTAAACTTCATTTAGAACTTTAAATAGCCGAAAAGAAAACGTGGACGCTAATAAATCAAAGATTCTGATATTAGAAGATGACCAAACGATCGGCGTGGCTTTAAAAGAAGTTCTTGCCCGAGCGGGTTATAGCGTCTTTCTTGCGACTCGTCCTGATGAAGCCAACTCGATATTAACATCTAATACCAATATTGAATTCCTTTTCTGTGACTGTCTTCTTCCACAAATGACAGGTCTGGATTTCATTAAGCAGGTTCGCGGCAATTACCCGAACTTGCGCTTTAAAGTCGTTTTAATGAGCGGTATCTATACCGATAAAAGCTTCATCCAAGAAGCGTCTCAAGCGACAGGGGCGGTTGCATTCTTAAAGAAACCATTTGAGATGGAACAAGTTCTAAAACTTGTTAAAAAAGAAGAAGCGCCAAAACGTGAAGAAGTCGGCGCCAGAAAACTTCTTTATCAAATGTTCGCAAATCCCACAGTGACCAATCGCCAAAAACGGAAGGTGATTGAATCCATCGAAGAAGTGAGCGGTTTTGACTTACCATTTTTATATTCCTTATTGGCAGAAACAAAGAGCAGTGGATATTTAAATATCTACAATGCTGATGGTTCTGTTTCCGGTATTTCATTCTGTAATGGCACGATCGTCGGCGTAGACGTTGATGATAAAACAACATTCCTAGGTGAGATGTTGATTCAAAGTGGTTACGCGACACCTAAAGACGTGCAAACGGCTTTGCGTGACAAGAACAATCGCCGCATTGGTAATTACTTAATTCAAAACAATCAGCTAAGCCCCCACGCGTTTGATTTGATCCTGATGGAACAAATGAACATCCGCTTGGTTAGAACGATCGTAGATCAAAAGATCCGCGTGAATTTCGCCTCTGCAGAAGTAGAGATGAGCAGCCCCAGCATTGACGCTGACAGCTTGTCTTATTACTTGCATGACTGGATCGCTTCAAAACTTTCAGTAAGCTGGTTAAAGTCTTTATATGTAATGTGGTCGGGGAACGTGATCGTAAAAAGTCCAACCTTCCGCGAAGATCATCCTGCATTAAGCATGAGCTTGATTAAGACGCTAGAAGGTTTAACGGTAAAGTTAAACAATCAAATGACTTTAAGTCAGCTTTTAGATGTTAAAGGATACAGTGAAGTAGCTGTTTATAAAGCGATCCACTTCCTATTAACAAAAGGTCTAATCGTTTTTGCTCAAAGAGCTGCTTTCGCAAATCCGCAAGAGCAATTGAAAGTATTAAAGAAAATCTGGGCAGAACTAGAAAGCAAAAACGGATACGACATCGTATCGTACATGGAAACAGGTTCTGGTGGCACATCTCTAGACGGCGCCCTCCAAGACTTCATGACATTAATCGGTGATCAACCCCAAGATACAGCGTCAGAGCTATATCAAGTATGGAACAATATTAAAAAAATCGCCGAAGAATCTGTAGCCATGGCAAAAGATTCGAGCAAAATCGACCAGTACCGCCAAGCTTCGAAAAAAACAGAAGCCGAAGCAAAACTAAGAGCCGCTTCATTAATGGAAGACGTTAAAAAAGCATTGCAATACAACCAATACGCAAAGGCTTTAGAACACTTAGCGGAAATCGCTAAACTAAATCCACAAATGCAACAGTTACACGTCTACAGCTCATGGGCAAAACTAGGCGCTCTAGATCCAGCAAAAAAAGTATTTCAAATGAAAGAAATCGAATTGGAACTAATGCAAGTCCCACCAGACGAGCGTTACGACACACTATTCCCATTCGTCATCGGCCTATTCAATAAAGCAAAAGGAGATGTGGTAGCAGCACGCAAATCTTTCGAAAAAAGCGTAGCCTTAGACCCATCCTTCATCCCTGCACGAAGAGAAATCTCTCTGTTGTCAGCGGCAAACAAAAAACAAGACGTCTTCAACATGGACCTAAAACAAGTCGTCTCTGGTTTCTTCAAGAAAAAATAACGCTCTTAGCTTCGATCGAAGTTCGGAATGGGAAGGCTTAGGCTCCTAGCTTGGTGCTTGGCTGTCTCCATGAACACGCCATCCTGGCTCATCGCCGCCGCACTTCGTGCGGTTCGCGCAAGGTTGAGGGCTCCTGCCCCCAACCCCTTCGGGGCTGACGCGCAAAAATAGCATCCTGCTATTTTTGTCATGGCGCCGGCGAAGGTTCATTCCGCATCCACAGCACAGAGCTAAGCCCCAAGCCCTTCCCATTCCGAATTGCTGAGATAAGATGTCATGCTTTCTTAAAGAAAAGATTCAACTTGTCTGGGAAGCGGCGAAGCCCAGGCTTTTAAAGCGCTGAGGAGAAAATTCAAAAAGTTAAAGAAGAATATGAACCTTAGATCCCGGTCCTCTGAATAATTCGTGTATCAACTATTGAGCAGTTCCTAAGGCACCTGAAAAGGTGCCTGCTTCTTTTTACGGTTTCACCGCGTCACAAAAAAAGCATACGAACTTAAAGTCCAAACCGAAGAATTCTTAACACAACACTCGTTGCTAGCACGATTTGGGTTTGGGGTAAGGGCTTAGTTAGCTTGGATACGAAGTGAGCCTTTGTCGGCGCCACGATGGCGCGAACCGCAGCGTAGCTGCGGCGACAACTGAGCCCGGACGGCGTGCTCACGTAGCTAGCCAAGCTAACTAAGCCCTTACCCCAAACCCAAATCCGTCGCTCGCAAGCGACCAGACGCCGTGTTTAGAATTTCCAGAGGGCTCCACCGTTGAGGCCGATCTGCATTTCTTCAGTACCGCTTGATGGATCGAATTTGTAAGAAGAAAGATCAAGGCCGTAGCGCCAGTAGAGTTGGTTAGAGGCTTGCCAGTAGCCTTGGGCTCTTAGGATGTAGGCGGAGGTTACTTTGAAATCTCCTGTTGAGCCTAGTAGGTAGTCGAATTTTACTTCGGTCCAATGCATGAGTGGTTTTAGCCAGCGGTGTGGTTTTTTAAGTAGGAATGCTCCGACTCCGTAGGCTGTGCTGCTGACTCCTTCGGCTTGTAGCATTTGCAATGGGAAGCTTAAGCCCCATGTGGATTCGCTTAAATTGAATCCTGGTTTTGCTCTCCAGTTTAAATGCACTGTTGTGAAATCGATTTTGCCTTCGCCGGATTTTTCTATGACTTGTTGGTCTCTTTCTAGGGAAATTCCAAATCTGAATCTAGACCAATCTGCATTGATCATCAGGAAATTTTCAAACCACCATTGGTATTCGATTTCAGCAAACGCCACAGCTGCTGGAGTTTGATAATGAAGTCCCAGGCTGATGGACATTGGGTGGCCTCTGAAGACGTCATAGCCTACTTGAAATTCGTTGTTATCCGAAGTCACCATTAAGTATCGGCGGCTTTCTGCTCCGGCAGGAATATCGCGAATGGTCCATTGGAATTGGTTTTTCTTTGTGGGTTCTACTTTCGCTGCTGTGTCTTTTTCAACAGGGCGAACTTGCACACCTTCTGGGGTGATTCCGTTGAACGTCAGGCTTGATGAGTAAGTTCTTGAAGCTGACCTAGGTGATAGGAAAGGGCGGCTTTTTTCTCTGGGTAAGTTTCCGCGCACGTAAAACTCTTGGCGCATCGGGATGTCGCCTTCGCCTTTTAGATACAGGACGGGGCGGTCCTTAGGCAAGGCTATTTGCCAATCTGTTTCGCTTAATTTTTTAACTTTGGTTTCATCAACCGGTTCTGCGCCTGTTGCTGTAAGGATGATCTTTGTGTTGTCTTCTGAAACAACTAGATCTTTAAAGTCGACGTCTTTTTTTCTAGTTTCAACTTCAAGGAAAGCGCCAGTTTGCGTTTGAGCTTTGAACGCGACTGTCTCGCTGCGATCATTTAAATAAATGATTCCTTGATTGCCAACCACTTTACCGTTGATTTCAATTTGTGCGGATCTTTTGGTGGCTGAACGAGATTTTACCACCATCTGTCCTTGCTGCGAACTTAGGTAAAGTTCTTTAGAACACAGGTACAGTCTTGTTTCTTCGCTTTCCTTGTAAATACAAAATACCATGAAGGGGAAGTACTTCATGTCGTTAACAAGGTTGGCTTCAACCCCTTCAACTGTGAAAGTCGCGATTTCAGAGCGAAGATGTTCTTCTTCGGCTTTCTTTTGACCTTGAGTGATTTTTAATTCTTTTTTAGTGGCGATCGCATTGAAAATGGCTTTTCCAGAATTGTTTTTAATCGCTAGTTCGCCATCTTTAATCAAGCCCGCTGGCCAAGTGAAGTGAATACGGAAAGTGCCTTCTTTATCGCCCGATGGCTCAATTTGAAAAGTCACTTGCGTAGTATCAATCAGAATGTCACCGACTTTAAGGCGATCGTCATCGATCAACGTATATTCAAAACGTTGCGGTAGTACCTGCAAATTGTTTTTATCTGCTTGAAAATACAAAGGCTTCAATTTGCTAGAACCTTTACCTTGCGCCAAAACTTGCGCTGAACACAGAATCGCAACCAATGAAATCAGTAATTTAATCACGGCAAAATCTCCCGATTGATTTCATCAGCGGATTTGTGCGCCATGATCGCGCGAATCACTGATAATGATGTCGTCATTTTAGAAAGAAAGTCTTCATTGTGGGTGATCACTACGCGATGAGGGTGACCTTCCCAAGCTTTAGCAATCTTATCATTCAAATCCCACGCTTCTTGAAAAGTTTCAGTGCGAATGGAGTTTGTTGTGTCGTAAAAATCTTCGGCGGCGGTGTCTAGATGAATAACCCAGTCATATCTTGCAAGCTCGGCATCCCTATTACTTTGGATGTTTTTAAAAAAATGCTCTTCGCTATCTGGCCAGTAGGCGATTGCATCTAATGATCCACGGTCGCAAACGATCAAAGGTTTTTGGCTAGTTTCGCATATCAAGTGTTCAAGTTCTTTTTGCGTAAAATAGATGGCACGTTGGGCGCAAATCAGACCCAGATCACCTTTGCTGCGTGGGAAACCTCCGCGATACAAAATACTGGCAGCTTCTGGAACAAGCGCGCATTTTTGGCCAAGTTCTTTTTTCAGAGCTTCAATAAGAGTGGTTTTTCCGCCCGAAGGACCGCCAGTAATTGCTATTTTTACGTAGGATTTCATAGCAATAGGATCACTAATTAGAGGAAAAGGGTCAAAGTAAAAAGTTACAGGATATAACGCAGAAGGAAGGCGATATTATAAATCAGCCGCGCAAAAAGCCCCGGGGTTTTTACTTCTTGTTCAGAAATGACTTTCGATTCTGCGATATCAAGCTGCCACTGGTTCAGCATGCTTTGTAAGCTTTCGGCATCGTCAAGGACCACTTCAACTTCAAGATCATGCAAAATACTGCGGTGATTAAGGTTGAAGGAGCCAATCAGCACTTTGTCGTCAATGATCATTGTCTTCGCATGCAGGATGGTTTTTTGATACTCATAAATCTTAATTCGACGTTGCAGTAAAAAGCGCACGATAT
This is a stretch of genomic DNA from Bdellovibrio reynosensis. It encodes these proteins:
- a CDS encoding ATP/GTP-binding protein, whose product is MKSYVKIAITGGPSGGKTTLIEALKKELGQKCALVPEAASILYRGGFPRSKGDLGLICAQRAIYFTQKELEHLICETSQKPLIVCDRGSLDAIAYWPDSEEHFFKNIQSNRDAELARYDWVIHLDTAAEDFYDTTNSIRTETFQEAWDLNDKIAKAWEGHPHRVVITHNEDFLSKMTTSLSVIRAIMAHKSADEINREILP
- a CDS encoding response regulator, with translation MDANKSKILILEDDQTIGVALKEVLARAGYSVFLATRPDEANSILTSNTNIEFLFCDCLLPQMTGLDFIKQVRGNYPNLRFKVVLMSGIYTDKSFIQEASQATGAVAFLKKPFEMEQVLKLVKKEEAPKREEVGARKLLYQMFANPTVTNRQKRKVIESIEEVSGFDLPFLYSLLAETKSSGYLNIYNADGSVSGISFCNGTIVGVDVDDKTTFLGEMLIQSGYATPKDVQTALRDKNNRRIGNYLIQNNQLSPHAFDLILMEQMNIRLVRTIVDQKIRVNFASAEVEMSSPSIDADSLSYYLHDWIASKLSVSWLKSLYVMWSGNVIVKSPTFREDHPALSMSLIKTLEGLTVKLNNQMTLSQLLDVKGYSEVAVYKAIHFLLTKGLIVFAQRAAFANPQEQLKVLKKIWAELESKNGYDIVSYMETGSGGTSLDGALQDFMTLIGDQPQDTASELYQVWNNIKKIAEESVAMAKDSSKIDQYRQASKKTEAEAKLRAASLMEDVKKALQYNQYAKALEHLAEIAKLNPQMQQLHVYSSWAKLGALDPAKKVFQMKEIELELMQVPPDERYDTLFPFVIGLFNKAKGDVVAARKSFEKSVALDPSFIPARREISLLSAANKKQDVFNMDLKQVVSGFFKKK